The Lewinellaceae bacterium DNA window ATGAAAATGCTTCCTTCGAGAGTACCGAGACCATCCAATGCAAATACAGCATCCAGACACCGCTGGAAATAATCACCTCCCGCCTGGAAGAAGCGCTTCATCCATCCTGACATCCCGCTTCTCCTACCCTTTGGTCATTTCGTCTCCGGAATCGGCGTTTTCGTCTCTATTCCGAATGGTTCACTTTCAGGGCTAAAAAAAGCAGTGTATTTTGGACATTGATCGCTCAGGATCTACAGACCACTGAAGCAATAAGATCAAAATCCGGAACAACCATTTTCTATAGGTATACCTGTAGATTCTATTTGGAAAAAATGAGGGTATCCTGTTATTGGCGATAATACCTGTTAACCCCAACTTTGTCCTGTTAAGGGTAAAGTATTGTCCTGAAGCAATAAAAACCGGAGAAATCCATGAAAAACAATACCATTCGCATTGCCCTGGTCGATGATCACCAAATCATTTTGGACAGTTTGAGCTTGCTGTTTAATATGATCGAAGGTGTTGAAGTAATAGCAACGTTTAATGATCCGCGACAGGTGGTTGAAGGACTTAAGAAGGAGCAGCCAGATATCCTGATCACTGACTTTTCCATGCCGTATATGAATGGTGTACAACTCACGTTGCAGGTGAAGGATGCCTATCCGGAACTTAAAGTTATTATGCTCACGGTTGCAGACCAGGGCGATGCCGTCCAGGATGCTTACCGCGCCGGAGTCTCCGGCTATGTCATGAAAAAAGCAGACCGCAAGGAACTGGAACTGGCGGTAAAAATGGTTGCCGGTGGCCAGATGTACTTCAATCAGGAAGTCATGAAGTCCCTGCTCACCCAGCCTTCCACCCACCACCAGGATCTGCATGCAGAAGAAAAGCTGAGCCAGCTGACCAAACGGGAACTGGAGATCATACAGCTGATCGCCCAGGAAATGTCCAGTGTAGAGATCGCGGAGAAACTATTCATATCCGTAGGCACCGTCGAGACGCACCGGCACAACATCATGCGAAAACTGGATGTCAAAAACGTCATCGGTGTCATCAAATTTGCCATCAAGTATGGTCTGGTTTAGACATTTGATAACGCGGATCACCCTGGGGTTAATGGTGATCACCTCTGCCCATACTTATGGAACAAGTCAGAGTAACGCCTACCTGGATTCTCTGGCCAGGTTATGTGATACTCAGGCGGATCAATTGGCTAATGGTTTGGATACGACCTACATCTGGAACCTGAATCGTACGGTGGAACAAATGGCTTACAGCCGGGATAACCGGATGAACGATTACATTCAGCGATTTGCCGATTACACCAAACAGTTTACTTCTCCGCTGGCTACCGGTTTATACCTGCGCGCAAGGGCCAGGATTGAAGACCGCTCCGGACTGTTTAACGCCGCACTGGACGACTATACAGTGGCCATAGATAGTTTGAAAATTGCGAAAATAGACCCCGGAGAATTAGCCATGACCTACGTCCACATGGCGTTTCTGATCAGTAATTCGGGCTCGCCGGATCAATGCATCAAAATACTGGAGCAGGCCAGACCGTATGCGGAAGCATCCGACTATGCCCTACCCTTGTACTATATCCTCGATTATTTAGGAGACTATAATTATTACAGTGCTTTTCAGGTTGAAGACTATCCGAAAGCATTGGGCTATTACGAACAAGCCAAAAAGCTGATCGAAAAAGATCGTTTGGAAGGAAAACGTGCGGATAATTATGCCGGCCTGGCCAACGTGTATTACCGACTGAAAAACAATAAGCTTGCCGACCACTACTGGCATCTGGCTGATTCGCTGGCCCAGGCGGAAGGCAATGTCAATTACCGGTATGGACTCTATATTGACAAATCAGAAATTCTGCTGGACCAGGGAAAGGATGATGATGCGATTGATCTGGCACAAAACGCTTATGTATTTGCGAAAGAGACAGGTTGGCCGGAATTAATTGCACGATCAGAAAATCAACTTTATTGGACTTATCGTTCGACAGGAAATTTTGAGAAAGCGCTGGATTATTTCGAAAAATATTCCAACACCCAGGATAGCATGAATAAACAGGAATTATTGAACCGCTATTCGGAACTGGAGGCAAAATACAATAATGAAAAAAATGCGCAGCTGATCACGGAACTCAACAATAAGAACCTTAAACAAACCCGTAATTTTCTGGTAGGCATTCTTATTCTCAGTTTTATCCTGGTGAGTATAGCTTACTGGGCCAATGTCCGGCTGCGGGAGAAAAATAAATTATTATTAGCCAAAAACAAAGAGATCCTGGAGGCCCAGATTAAAGGTCAGACGATGGAAAGACAACGGGTAGCTTCGGAACTTCATGACAACCTGAATACCAAGGTGGCAGCCATCCGGTGGCAATTGCAGGCCTTAGAAGATTCTTCAGATGAAAAAAATCAAAAAATCATCACCAATTCTCTGAAGCTGATCAATGATGTTTACAGCGATATCCGATTTATTTCCCATAATCTGATGCCGGATGAAATCGAGTCCATTGGCATCATCCCTGCCCTATCCAATCTGATCAACCAGCTCAATAGCAGTAACCGGGTAGCATTTAATCTGATCGCCGATATTGATGAATTTAAATTGCCTCAGGGTTATACTTATCCGGTCTACAACATCACCTTTGAGCTGATCAATAATGTGCTGAAACATGCCAACGCCGACCATGCCTGGATCAGCCTGTCGAAAACGGATAAGGAGGTGGTCATTACGGTAAAGGATGACGGTAAAGGATTTCAGATGAACGAAGCGAACGGCGGTGTAGGCTTAAAGAATGTACGATCCAGGGTAGAGCATCTTAATGGTACCATCAACATAACCAGTTCTCCCGGTCAAGGCACCAAATCTACGATACAAATCCCGATATCTTAAGTGTTTCCATTCCACCGTTTGAGACCAGGCAATGTGGTCTGAGCCAATTGTTCTGCTGAATTCCGATCAATACCCATCTTGACGGCAATCGCAACGTTTTTTGCTATTTTCTCCCCGAGGGTAATGCCTGCGTCGGTAAATGCTCCATTCTGGTAACAATAACGGCAGTAATCTGCACTGGCCGTACCATCTGCTTCCTTACCGCGATCTTCTGGTCGATGCAAGGGCATACCACAGGACTGACAAATGCTAGCTGAATCTGTTTTCATAGATAACGTGGTTCTCTTTTATGGAACAATTTCTTTTCGGAATAAGTTGGCCTGCATTTATTTCTTCTCTGTTTACAAATGCGGATAAATATTCCGTCCG harbors:
- a CDS encoding response regulator transcription factor, coding for MKNNTIRIALVDDHQIILDSLSLLFNMIEGVEVIATFNDPRQVVEGLKKEQPDILITDFSMPYMNGVQLTLQVKDAYPELKVIMLTVADQGDAVQDAYRAGVSGYVMKKADRKELELAVKMVAGGQMYFNQEVMKSLLTQPSTHHQDLHAEEKLSQLTKRELEIIQLIAQEMSSVEIAEKLFISVGTVETHRHNIMRKLDVKNVIGVIKFAIKYGLV
- a CDS encoding zinc ribbon domain-containing protein is translated as MKTDSASICQSCGMPLHRPEDRGKEADGTASADYCRYCYQNGAFTDAGITLGEKIAKNVAIAVKMGIDRNSAEQLAQTTLPGLKRWNGNT